One genomic segment of Gossypium arboreum isolate Shixiya-1 chromosome 3, ASM2569848v2, whole genome shotgun sequence includes these proteins:
- the LOC108458289 gene encoding probable xyloglucan endotransglucosylase/hydrolase protein 28, with protein sequence MTKLPSLFLVLTLVSVFVCGFGKRIPILSFDEGYSQLFGDDNLVLHRDGKAVHLSLNERTGSGFVSQDLYLHGYFSASIKLPADYTAGVVVAFYMSNGDMFEKNHDEIDFEFLGNIRGKDWRIQTNIYGNGSTSVGREERYNLWFDPADDFHQYTILWTDSQIIFYIDNIPIREFKRTAAMGGDFPSKPMSLYATIWDGSDWATNGGKYRVNYKYAPYVAEFSDLILHGCAVDPIEFSSKKCDTTSQSLELSATITPSQRSKMDSFRRKHMTYSYCYDQTRYKVPPVECVINPREAERLKRFDPVTFGGRRHHGKRHHRGRASRSEADTI encoded by the exons ATGACCAAGTTACCTTCTTTGTTTCTGGTTTTGACTTTGGTTTCTGTTTTTGTTTGTGGGTTTGGAAAAAGGATACCAATTCTGTCATTTGATGAAGGGTATAGTCAGTTGTTTGGAGATGATAATCTAGTTCTCCACAGAGATGGTAAAGCTGTTCACTTGTCTTTGAATGAGAGAACAg GGTCTGGATTTGTGTCTCAAGACCTTTACTTGCATGGTTACTTCAGTGCTTCAATAAAGTTACCTGCTGATTATACTGCTGGAGTTGTGGTTGCTTTCTAT ATGTCAAATGGTGATATGTTCGAGAAGAACCACGATGAAATAGATTTTGAGTTCTTGGGTAACATCAGAGGCAAAGATTGGAGGATTCAGACCAATATTTACGGCAATGGAAGCACCAGTGTTGGCAGAGAAGAAAGATACAATCTTTGGTTCGACCCTGCTGATGATTTCCATCAGTACACTATTCTCTGGACTGATTCTCAAATCAT ATTTTATATAGACAACATCCCCATTAGAGAGTTTAAAAGAACAGCTGCAATGGGTGGGGACTTTCCCTCTAAGCCGATGTCGTTGTATGCTACAATATGGGATGGGTCTGATTGGGCTACTAATGGTGGCAAATATAGAGTCAATTACAAATACGCTCCTTACGTAGCAGAATTTTCCGACCTGATCCTCCACGGCTGCGCAGTGGATCCCATTGAATTTTCGTCGAAGAAGTGTGATACCACCTCTCAAAGTTTGGAACTTTCTGCCACTATCACCCCTTCACAAAGAAGCAAAATGGATAGCTTTAGGAGGAAGCACATGACATATTCCTACTGCTATGACCAGACCAGATACAAAGTTCCACCTGTAGAGTGTGTGATCAATCCCCGCGAAGCCGAAAGATTGAAAAGGTTCGATCCAGTCACGTTTGGAGGCAGGCGTCACCACGGGAAGCGACACCACCGCGGCAGAGCAAGCCGGTCTGAAGCTGATaccatctaa